One Cryptomeria japonica chromosome 9, Sugi_1.0, whole genome shotgun sequence genomic window carries:
- the LOC131858571 gene encoding secreted RxLR effector protein 161-like, producing the protein MDDCHPVNTPMMTGCKLSKSNDSPGVSQSEYRSIIGSLLYLTTSRPYLMQDVYMVSRFQYAPKQSHLNVVKRIFKYIQGTIGYGLWYPKNNDFTLMAFTDVDWASCLDEKKSTSGGAFFLDDYLVAWHSKKQDSVSLSTTEAEYIATTSCCTQLLWMAQTLSDMGINVAKPIPILCDNTSAINLSKNLVMHSCTKHIAIKFHFLREKVLANEVFVQYVPTQAYVAYIFTKPLSKEVFEQLRSRLGVVSQSLLV; encoded by the coding sequence ATGGATGATTGCCATCCAGTCAACACTCCCATGATGACTGGTTGTAAGTTATCTAAATCTAATGATTCACCTGGTGTCAGTCAATCAGAATATAGATCAATAATTGGTAGCTTATTGTACTTAACAACTTCTAGACCATATTTAATGCAAGATGTTTATATGGTTTCTAGATTTCAATATGCACCTAAACAGTCCCATCTTAATGTTGTCAAAAGGATTTTTAAATACATTCAGGGTACAATAGGCTATGGACTTTGGTATCCTAAAAACAATGATTTTACATTAATGGCtttcactgatgttgattgggctagttgtTTAGATgaaaaaaaaagcacaagtggtggtgcattttttctcGATGACTATCTTGTGGCCTGGCATAGCAAAAAGCAAGATTCAGTTTCATTGTCCACAACAGAGGCCGAATATATTGCAactacatcttgttgtactcaactTCTCTGGATGGCTCAAACACTTTCAGATATGGGTATTAATGTTGCTAAACCTATTCCTAtactttgtgataatacaagtgccattaacctATCTAAGAATCTGGTTATGCACTCTTGCACTAAGCATATAGCCATTAAGTTTCATTTTCTTCGTGAGAAAGTATTGGCTAATGAAGTTTTTGTGCAATATGTACCTACCCAAGCATACGTGgcatatatttttacaaaacccttgtCAAAAGAGGTGTTTGAACAGCTCAGATCTAGGTTGGGAGTTGTCTCTCAATCACTCCTTGTCTGA